One Mycolicibacterium pulveris genomic region harbors:
- a CDS encoding MFS transporter, with amino-acid sequence MSAGSTDRAPLASKVLGPAIFAITGMQLMSTLDGTIVIVALPRIQADLGLTDVSKSWVITAYVLAFGGLLLLGGRIGDAIGHKRAFLSGVGVFTIASLVCGLATDPTTLIVARAVQGTGAAVAAPTGLALIATTYAVGQARNRALAISAAMQGIGSVTGLVLGGALTVISWRLAFLINVPIGVVIAAVAVTQPAETQHERLKLDVTGALLATLGCTSAVLVFTQGPPRGWIDPLVLGAAAASAVFFLGFLLVERTAQHPIVPFSVFDNRNRVMTFVALFLAGGVMLTLTVMIGLLVQDVLGYSALKAGICFIPFALAFAVGSATAAKLAPRIAPRWLIIGGGVFVLGAMLYGSLLDRSIPYFPDLFAPIVVGGFGIGMIAVILPLCAIAGVGPGEIGPVSSITLMVQNLGGPLVLVVIQAVQTSRTLYLGGTTGPVNDMTPAQLDALGQGYTYSLLWVAGVAVMVGIAAFGIGFTARQIATAQHTREAVEAGEL; translated from the coding sequence ATGTCTGCCGGGTCGACGGACCGCGCGCCGCTGGCGTCGAAGGTGTTGGGCCCGGCGATCTTCGCGATCACCGGCATGCAGCTGATGTCGACGCTCGACGGCACGATCGTGATCGTCGCGCTGCCGCGGATACAGGCCGACCTCGGCCTGACCGACGTGAGCAAGAGCTGGGTGATCACCGCCTACGTGCTGGCGTTCGGCGGGTTGTTGCTGCTCGGCGGGCGCATCGGCGACGCCATCGGGCACAAGCGGGCGTTCCTGTCCGGCGTCGGGGTGTTCACGATCGCCTCGCTGGTGTGCGGCCTGGCCACCGACCCCACCACGCTGATCGTTGCGCGGGCGGTGCAGGGCACCGGGGCCGCGGTCGCCGCGCCCACCGGGCTCGCGTTGATCGCGACGACGTATGCGGTCGGGCAGGCCCGCAACCGGGCGCTGGCGATCTCGGCGGCCATGCAGGGCATCGGCTCGGTCACCGGCCTGGTGCTCGGCGGCGCGCTGACGGTGATCTCGTGGCGGCTGGCGTTTCTCATCAACGTGCCGATCGGCGTGGTGATCGCCGCCGTCGCGGTCACGCAGCCGGCCGAGACCCAGCACGAACGCCTCAAACTCGACGTCACCGGCGCACTGCTGGCCACGCTCGGCTGCACGTCGGCGGTGCTGGTCTTCACCCAGGGCCCACCGCGCGGGTGGATCGACCCGCTGGTGCTCGGCGCCGCGGCAGCGTCGGCGGTGTTCTTCCTCGGGTTCCTGCTCGTGGAGCGCACCGCGCAGCATCCCATCGTGCCGTTCTCGGTGTTCGACAACCGCAACCGGGTGATGACGTTCGTCGCGCTGTTTCTGGCCGGCGGCGTGATGCTGACCCTGACGGTGATGATCGGGCTGCTGGTGCAGGACGTGCTCGGGTACTCGGCGCTGAAAGCGGGCATCTGCTTCATCCCGTTCGCGCTGGCGTTCGCCGTGGGCAGCGCGACGGCGGCCAAGCTCGCCCCGCGCATCGCACCGCGCTGGCTGATCATCGGCGGCGGGGTGTTCGTCCTGGGCGCGATGCTGTACGGCTCGCTGCTGGACCGCAGCATCCCCTACTTCCCGGACCTGTTCGCGCCCATCGTCGTCGGCGGTTTCGGGATCGGGATGATCGCGGTGATCCTGCCGCTGTGCGCCATCGCCGGGGTGGGCCCCGGCGAGATCGGCCCGGTGTCCTCGATCACGCTCATGGTGCAGAACCTGGGCGGCCCGCTGGTGCTCGTCGTCATCCAGGCCGTGCAGACCTCCCGCACCCTGTATCTGGGCGGCACCACCGGCCCGGTCAACGACATGACGCCCGCCCAACTCGACGCGTTGGGGCAGGGCTACACGTACTCGCTGCTGTGGGTCGCCGGCGTCGCGGTGATGGTCGGCATCGCGGCGTTCGGGATCGGGTTCACCGCCCGCCAGATCGCCACCGCCCAGCACACCCGCGAAGCGGTGGAGGCCGGCGAACTGTAG
- a CDS encoding MFS transporter has product MTALNDAARAAMRRDAEGGANRSQPVRGGRAAAERTGTTRAWQPSRRFFAAVIAIGGMQLLATMDSTIAIVALPKIQDELSLTDAGRSWVITAYVLAFGGLMLLGGRLGDTIGRKRTFIVGVTLFSIASILCGIAWDETTLVIARLLQGVGAAIASPTGLALIATTFPKGPARNAATAVFAAMTGVGSVMGLVVGGALTEVSWRWAFLVNVPIGMLVVYLARTTLRETQRERLKLDAAGAILATLGCTAAVFGFSMGPEQGWLSPVTVGSGIAALTFLAAFLYVERTAENPVVPFELFKDRNRVATFAAIFLAGGVMFTLTVLIGLYVQDIMGYTPLRAGIGFIPFVIALGMGLGVSSHLVSLFPPRVLVIAGGVLVLGAMIYGSTLHGDIPYFPNLVIPITVGGFGIGMIVVPLTVSAIAGVGFDQIGPVSAIALMLQNLGGPLVLAVVQAVITSRTLYLGGTTGPVHDMDSAQLHALDQGYTYGLLWVAAVAVIVGCAALFIRYTAAEVAHAQEVKDALDHGEL; this is encoded by the coding sequence ATGACGGCTCTCAATGACGCAGCGCGCGCAGCCATGCGCCGTGACGCCGAGGGCGGGGCAAATCGGTCGCAACCCGTACGCGGGGGCCGGGCCGCTGCCGAGCGAACTGGAACGACCCGAGCGTGGCAACCGTCGCGACGCTTTTTCGCCGCGGTCATCGCCATCGGCGGGATGCAGTTGCTGGCCACCATGGACAGCACCATCGCGATCGTCGCGCTCCCCAAGATCCAAGACGAGCTCAGCCTGACCGACGCCGGTCGCAGCTGGGTCATCACCGCCTATGTGTTGGCGTTCGGCGGGCTGATGCTGCTGGGCGGCCGGCTCGGCGACACCATCGGGCGCAAGCGCACCTTCATCGTGGGCGTCACGCTGTTCTCGATCGCCTCGATCCTGTGCGGCATCGCCTGGGACGAGACCACCCTGGTGATCGCCAGGTTGTTGCAGGGCGTCGGCGCCGCGATCGCCTCACCGACCGGCCTGGCGCTGATCGCGACGACGTTCCCCAAGGGCCCGGCCCGTAACGCCGCCACCGCCGTGTTCGCCGCCATGACCGGCGTCGGCTCGGTGATGGGTTTGGTCGTCGGCGGCGCGCTGACCGAAGTGTCTTGGCGCTGGGCGTTTTTGGTGAACGTGCCGATCGGCATGCTGGTGGTCTATCTGGCCCGCACCACCCTCCGAGAGACGCAGCGCGAGCGGCTCAAGCTCGACGCCGCGGGCGCGATCCTGGCCACGCTGGGCTGCACGGCCGCGGTGTTCGGCTTCTCGATGGGCCCCGAGCAGGGCTGGCTGTCGCCGGTGACGGTGGGCTCGGGAATCGCCGCGCTGACTTTCTTGGCGGCGTTCCTCTACGTCGAACGCACCGCGGAGAACCCCGTCGTGCCGTTCGAGCTGTTCAAGGACCGCAACCGGGTCGCCACGTTCGCCGCGATCTTTTTGGCCGGCGGGGTGATGTTCACGCTGACCGTGCTGATCGGGCTGTACGTGCAGGACATCATGGGCTACACGCCGCTGCGCGCGGGCATCGGCTTCATCCCGTTCGTCATCGCGCTCGGCATGGGGTTGGGCGTGTCGTCGCACCTGGTGTCGCTGTTCCCGCCGCGGGTGCTGGTGATCGCCGGCGGTGTGCTGGTGCTCGGCGCGATGATCTACGGCTCCACGCTGCACGGTGACATTCCGTACTTCCCGAACCTGGTGATCCCCATCACCGTCGGTGGGTTCGGCATCGGCATGATCGTCGTCCCGCTGACCGTGTCGGCCATCGCCGGTGTCGGCTTCGACCAGATCGGACCGGTGTCGGCGATCGCGCTGATGCTGCAGAACCTCGGCGGCCCACTGGTGTTGGCGGTCGTCCAGGCCGTGATCACCTCACGCACCCTGTACCTGGGCGGCACCACCGGCCCGGTGCACGACATGGACAGCGCGCAACTGCACGCGCTCGACCAGGGCTACACCTACGGCCTGCTGTGGGTGGCCGCGGTCGCGGTGATCGTCGGCTGCGCGGCGCTGTTCATCCGCTACACGGCCGCCGAGGTCGCCCACGCCCAAGAGGTCAAAGACGCGCTCGATCACGGCGAGCTGTAG
- the cobA gene encoding uroporphyrinogen-III C-methyltransferase has translation MSEIAYLVGLRLTGKKVVVVGGGSVAQRRLPLLVASGADVHVITPAATPAVEAMSRQRPGITLELREFREDDLDGAWYVIAATNDAAVNAAVVAEAERHRIFCVRADVAREGTAVTPASFEYEGLSVGVLAGGEHRRSAAIRSAIHEAMQSGLIAPGDTPGVVQGGIALVGGGPGDPELITVRGRRLLSHADVVVADRLAPQDLLAELAPHVEVIDAAKIPYGRAMAQDAINNVLIERAKAGKFVVRLKGGDPFVFARGYEEVLACAEAGIPVTVVPGVTSAIAVPALAGVPVTHRGVTHEFVVVSGHVAPGHPESLVNWDALAAMSGTIVLLMAVERIELFSKALLAGGRPADTPVLVVQHGTTASQRTLRATLADAPARIREEGIRPPAIIVIGAVAAFGG, from the coding sequence GTGAGCGAGATCGCCTACCTCGTCGGCCTGCGCCTGACCGGCAAGAAAGTCGTCGTCGTCGGCGGCGGGTCCGTGGCGCAGCGCAGGCTGCCGCTGCTGGTGGCCAGCGGGGCCGACGTGCACGTCATCACCCCCGCCGCCACCCCGGCCGTCGAGGCCATGAGCCGACAGCGACCCGGAATCACGCTGGAGCTCAGGGAATTCCGCGAAGACGACCTCGACGGGGCGTGGTACGTCATCGCGGCCACCAACGACGCCGCCGTCAACGCCGCCGTCGTCGCCGAGGCCGAACGCCACCGCATCTTCTGCGTGCGCGCCGACGTGGCCAGGGAGGGCACGGCGGTGACACCGGCGTCGTTCGAGTACGAGGGCCTCTCGGTCGGCGTGCTGGCCGGCGGAGAGCACCGGCGCTCGGCGGCCATCCGGTCGGCCATCCACGAGGCGATGCAGAGCGGGCTGATCGCCCCCGGCGACACGCCCGGCGTCGTGCAGGGCGGCATCGCGCTGGTCGGCGGCGGACCCGGCGACCCCGAGCTGATCACCGTCCGCGGGCGGCGGCTGCTCTCGCACGCCGACGTCGTCGTGGCCGACCGGCTGGCGCCGCAGGACCTGCTCGCCGAACTGGCGCCGCACGTCGAGGTGATCGACGCCGCCAAGATCCCCTACGGGCGCGCGATGGCCCAGGACGCGATCAACAACGTCCTCATCGAAAGGGCGAAGGCAGGCAAGTTCGTGGTGCGGCTCAAGGGCGGCGATCCGTTCGTGTTCGCGCGGGGCTACGAAGAGGTGCTGGCCTGTGCCGAGGCGGGGATACCCGTCACGGTCGTGCCCGGCGTGACGAGCGCCATAGCGGTCCCCGCGCTGGCGGGCGTTCCCGTCACACATCGCGGCGTCACACACGAGTTCGTGGTGGTCAGCGGCCATGTTGCGCCCGGGCACCCCGAATCGTTAGTGAATTGGGATGCGCTGGCCGCGATGTCCGGCACGATCGTTTTGCTGATGGCGGTCGAACGCATCGAGTTGTTCAGCAAGGCGTTGCTGGCAGGCGGTCGACCTGCGGATACTCCGGTGTTGGTGGTGCAGCACGGCACCACCGCGTCCCAGCGAACGTTGCGGGCGACGCTGGCCGACGCGCCGGCCCGGATCCGCGAGGAAGGAATTCGGCCGCCGGCGATCATCGTGATCGGCGCGGTGGCGGCTTTCGGCGGTTAA
- a CDS encoding cobyrinate a,c-diamide synthase → MSTPAVVIAAPASGSGKTTVATGLMGALRRAGHAVAPFKVGPDYIDPGYHTLAAGRPGRNLDPVLVGEHLIGPLYRHGSAGADIAVVEGVMGLFDGRIDNANPSGTAAGSTAQVASTLGAPVILVVDARGQSHSIAALVHGFSTFDRSVRIAGVILNRVGSARHEEVLRQACEHAGVPVFGAIPRTTELSVPSRHLGLITAVEHGERARAAVDAMIALVGRHVDLIGLEKVAASRVGDPPWDPAVAAPADTGGTDVTVAFASGKAFSFGYAEHRELLAAAGAEVVEFDPLSDPLPPDTDALVIPGGFPEQFSTELSANDPVRQQIKALAATGAPVHAECAGLTYLVDELDGYPMCGALSGSARFTDRLTLGYRQGVVVTDSSLHRTGERVMGHEFHRTTVQFTDGYPPAWIFAGNDVPAVRDGAVDAGVHAGYLHTHPAAHPRAIARFVAAAATSRLAR, encoded by the coding sequence GTGAGCACGCCCGCGGTGGTCATCGCCGCGCCGGCGTCGGGCAGCGGGAAGACCACCGTGGCAACGGGTTTGATGGGGGCGCTGCGCCGCGCCGGACACGCGGTGGCGCCGTTCAAGGTAGGCCCCGACTACATCGACCCCGGTTACCACACGCTGGCCGCCGGCCGGCCCGGGCGCAACCTCGACCCGGTGCTGGTCGGCGAGCACCTGATCGGCCCGCTGTACCGGCACGGCAGCGCGGGCGCCGACATCGCGGTCGTCGAAGGCGTCATGGGGCTGTTCGACGGGCGGATCGACAACGCCAACCCGTCGGGCACCGCGGCGGGCTCCACCGCCCAGGTCGCGAGCACGCTCGGCGCACCGGTGATCCTGGTCGTCGACGCCCGCGGCCAAAGCCACAGCATCGCCGCGCTGGTGCACGGCTTTTCGACGTTCGATCGCTCGGTGCGCATCGCCGGGGTGATCCTCAACCGCGTCGGATCGGCCCGGCACGAGGAAGTGCTGCGTCAGGCGTGTGAGCACGCGGGTGTCCCGGTGTTCGGCGCCATTCCGCGCACCACTGAACTATCGGTGCCCTCAAGGCATCTCGGGCTCATCACGGCCGTCGAGCACGGCGAGCGGGCGCGGGCCGCGGTCGACGCGATGATCGCTCTGGTGGGCCGCCACGTCGATCTCATCGGTCTCGAGAAGGTGGCCGCCAGCCGCGTCGGCGACCCGCCCTGGGATCCCGCGGTGGCCGCGCCCGCCGACACCGGCGGAACCGACGTCACCGTGGCGTTCGCCTCCGGCAAGGCGTTCAGCTTCGGGTATGCCGAACACCGGGAACTGCTGGCGGCCGCGGGAGCCGAGGTGGTCGAGTTCGATCCGCTGAGCGATCCGTTGCCGCCGGACACCGACGCGCTGGTGATCCCCGGCGGGTTCCCCGAGCAGTTCAGCACCGAGCTGTCTGCCAACGACCCTGTGCGCCAGCAGATAAAGGCGCTCGCGGCGACCGGTGCACCCGTACACGCCGAGTGCGCGGGCCTGACCTATCTGGTCGACGAACTCGACGGATACCCGATGTGCGGGGCGCTGTCCGGTTCGGCGCGCTTCACCGACCGGCTCACCTTGGGCTACCGGCAGGGCGTCGTCGTCACCGACTCGTCGCTGCACCGCACCGGCGAGCGGGTCATGGGTCACGAATTCCACCGCACGACAGTGCAGTTCACCGACGGCTACCCGCCGGCGTGGATATTCGCGGGCAACGATGTGCCCGCCGTGCGCGACGGCGCCGTCGACGCCGGTGTGCACGCCGGCTATCTGCACACCCACCCGGCCGCGCACCCGCGGGCGATCGCCCGTTTCGTCGCCGCGGCCGCAACCTCTAGGCTCGCACGGTGA
- the cobO gene encoding cob(I)yrinic acid a,c-diamide adenosyltransferase, with the protein MPQGQPLTVPDDGLTTRARRNAPVLAVHTGAGKGKSTAAFGMALRAWNQGFDIAVFQFVKSAKWKVGEEAAFRQLGRLHDEQGVGGPVQWHKMGSGWSWTRKHGSDEDHAAAAADGWAEIARRLAEERHDFYVLDEFTYPLKWGWVDVEEVVATLAARPGKQHVVITGRDAPALLLDAADLVTEMTKVKHPMDVGRKGQKGIEW; encoded by the coding sequence ATGCCTCAGGGCCAACCGCTCACCGTCCCCGACGACGGGCTGACCACCCGAGCCCGTCGCAACGCCCCGGTGCTGGCGGTGCACACCGGCGCGGGTAAGGGAAAGTCCACCGCCGCATTCGGCATGGCCTTGCGGGCGTGGAACCAGGGCTTCGACATCGCGGTTTTCCAGTTCGTCAAGAGCGCCAAGTGGAAGGTGGGCGAGGAGGCGGCGTTCCGTCAGCTCGGCCGGCTCCACGACGAGCAGGGGGTCGGCGGTCCTGTCCAGTGGCACAAGATGGGCTCGGGCTGGTCCTGGACACGCAAACACGGCAGCGACGAGGACCACGCCGCGGCGGCCGCGGACGGCTGGGCCGAGATCGCGCGTCGCCTCGCCGAGGAGCGCCACGATTTCTATGTGCTCGACGAGTTCACCTACCCGCTGAAGTGGGGCTGGGTCGACGTCGAGGAGGTTGTCGCCACGCTGGCGGCGCGGCCGGGCAAGCAGCACGTGGTCATCACCGGCCGTGACGCGCCCGCGCTGCTGCTGGACGCCGCCGACCTGGTGACCGAGATGACGAAGGTCAAGCACCCCATGGACGTGGGTCGTAAGGGCCAGAAGGGCATCGAGTGGTGA
- a CDS encoding magnesium chelatase subunit D family protein — MTYPFSAIVGHDQLRLALVLCAIRPDIGGVLIRGEKGTAKSTAVRGLAAVLAAVDEGASLVELPIGATEDRVVGSLDLQKVLRDGEHAFSPGLLARAHGGVLYVDEVNLLHDHLVDVLLDAAAMGRVHIERDGVSHSHDARFVLIGTMNPEEGELRPQLLDRFGLTVDVRASRDVDVRVDVIRQRMAYEADPAGFAEAYAAEDAELARRIAAARAAVGSVALPEHELRRIAALCAAFDVDGMRADLVVARTAVAHAAWRGADTVAEEDIRVAAELALPHRRRRDPFDDPGLDPEQLDQALEDAGQSAEPEQDSEPDPDPDPDPDPDPSGGGQAVSEDAGPQGNAGLSAGRPSASPSPVYRTRSLVVPGVGEGTPGRRSRARNRTGKTIAPTADKEAGHGVHVFGTLLAAAERQRTPGRPRPQADDVRRAIREGREGNLVIFVVDASGSMAARDRMAAVGGAALSLLRDAYQRRDKVAVITFRQQDAQVLLPPTSSVHIASRRLARFDTGGKTPLAQGLLAARDVVVREKARDRARRSLVVVLTDGRATGGPDPLGRAREAAARLVAEGAASVVIDCETSYVRLGLAEQLADHLGAPTVRLAQLRADNLTDVIRTAA; from the coding sequence ATGACTTATCCGTTCAGCGCGATCGTCGGCCACGACCAACTACGGCTGGCCTTGGTGTTGTGCGCGATTCGCCCGGACATCGGCGGGGTGCTGATCCGCGGCGAGAAGGGCACCGCGAAGTCGACCGCCGTGCGCGGGCTGGCCGCGGTCCTGGCCGCCGTCGACGAGGGGGCGTCGCTGGTCGAGTTGCCGATCGGCGCCACCGAAGACCGAGTGGTCGGTTCTCTTGATCTGCAGAAGGTGTTGCGCGACGGCGAGCACGCGTTCTCGCCGGGCCTGCTGGCCCGCGCCCACGGCGGTGTGCTGTACGTCGACGAGGTCAACCTGCTGCACGATCACCTGGTCGACGTGCTGCTCGACGCGGCCGCGATGGGCCGGGTGCACATCGAACGCGACGGCGTCTCGCACAGCCACGACGCCCGCTTCGTGCTCATCGGCACCATGAATCCCGAAGAGGGCGAACTGCGTCCGCAGCTGTTGGACCGGTTCGGCCTCACCGTCGACGTGCGCGCCTCCCGCGACGTCGACGTGCGTGTCGACGTCATCCGGCAGCGGATGGCCTACGAGGCCGATCCCGCCGGGTTCGCCGAGGCCTACGCCGCCGAGGACGCCGAGTTGGCGCGGCGCATCGCGGCAGCCCGCGCGGCGGTGGGCTCGGTGGCCTTGCCCGAACACGAGTTGCGCCGGATCGCGGCGCTGTGCGCGGCATTCGACGTCGACGGGATGCGGGCCGATCTCGTCGTCGCGCGGACGGCGGTGGCCCATGCTGCGTGGCGCGGCGCGGACACCGTTGCCGAAGAAGACATTCGGGTGGCCGCCGAATTGGCGCTGCCACACCGTCGTCGTCGCGATCCGTTCGACGACCCCGGGCTGGATCCCGAACAACTCGATCAAGCGTTGGAGGACGCAGGCCAATCCGCTGAGCCGGAACAGGACTCGGAACCAGACCCCGACCCGGACCCGGATCCGGATCCGGATCCGTCCGGTGGTGGTCAAGCGGTGTCGGAAGACGCTGGGCCACAGGGCAACGCCGGCTTGAGTGCCGGCCGGCCGAGCGCGTCACCGTCGCCGGTGTACCGGACCCGCTCGCTGGTGGTGCCGGGGGTGGGGGAGGGCACACCTGGTCGGCGATCGCGGGCGCGTAACCGCACCGGCAAGACGATCGCACCGACGGCCGACAAGGAAGCCGGTCACGGCGTGCACGTGTTCGGCACGCTGCTGGCCGCCGCGGAACGGCAACGAACCCCCGGGCGGCCACGGCCCCAGGCCGACGACGTGCGTCGTGCCATCCGCGAAGGCCGGGAGGGCAACCTGGTGATCTTCGTCGTCGACGCCTCGGGGTCGATGGCGGCGCGCGACCGGATGGCCGCGGTCGGCGGCGCCGCGCTGTCGCTGCTGCGCGATGCCTATCAGCGTCGAGACAAGGTCGCCGTGATCACGTTCCGCCAACAGGACGCTCAGGTGTTGCTGCCGCCGACGTCGTCGGTGCACATCGCCAGCCGTCGGCTGGCTCGCTTCGACACCGGCGGGAAAACACCGCTGGCGCAAGGCTTGTTGGCCGCCCGCGATGTGGTGGTCCGGGAGAAGGCGCGCGACCGCGCGCGACGCAGCCTGGTGGTGGTGCTCACCGACGGACGCGCCACCGGGGGCCCCGACCCGCTGGGACGGGCGCGCGAGGCGGCCGCGCGGTTGGTGGCCGAGGGCGCGGCTTCCGTTGTAATCGACTGCGAAACCTCCTACGTACGCCTGGGTTTGGCCGAGCAGCTGGCTGATCATCTCGGCGCGCCGACGGTACGGCTGGCCCAGCTGCGCGCCGACAACCTCACCGACGTGATCCGCACCGCCGCCTGA
- a CDS encoding GNAT family N-acetyltransferase, producing the protein MTVALRRSWAKDLDAATLYELLKLRVEVFVVEQATPYPELDGRDLLAETRHFWLEGVDDEVICTLRLMEEHPGGQKGFRVGRVCTKREARGQGHATRLLQAALAEVGDYPCRVDAQTYLEEMYAQHGFVRDGDEFLDDGIPHVPMVKS; encoded by the coding sequence ATGACCGTCGCGCTGCGTCGCAGTTGGGCCAAGGATCTCGACGCCGCGACGCTCTACGAGCTGCTCAAGCTGCGGGTCGAGGTGTTCGTCGTGGAGCAGGCCACTCCCTATCCGGAACTCGACGGTCGTGACCTGCTCGCCGAAACCCGGCACTTCTGGTTGGAGGGCGTCGACGACGAGGTCATCTGCACGCTGCGGCTGATGGAGGAACATCCGGGCGGGCAGAAAGGATTTCGGGTCGGCCGAGTCTGCACCAAACGCGAAGCGCGCGGCCAGGGGCACGCCACCCGGCTGCTGCAGGCCGCGCTGGCCGAAGTCGGCGACTACCCGTGCCGTGTCGACGCACAGACCTATCTCGAGGAGATGTATGCCCAACACGGGTTCGTCCGTGACGGCGACGAGTTTCTCGATGACGGCATACCGCATGTACCGATGGTGAAGTCATGA
- a CDS encoding alpha/beta hydrolase translates to MPEWQADVLPGYLQYSMRLGADPDGEGELVATLVRSEAADPSTTRAVLVVHGYTDYFFNTELAEHFAARGFAFYALDLHKCGRSWREGQTPHFTTDLTRYDTELERALEIMNAELDRSRVLVYGHSAGGLIVSLWLDRLRRRGLTAQNRVAGLILNSPWLDLQGPAILRAAPTTAAIRVASRWRKRMVVRRPTEGGYGTTLHRDYYGEFDYDLKWKPVGGFPVMLGWIHAIRRGQARLQRGLDVGVPNLILRSDRSVTEAADQVENIQRGDAVLDVGQIARWAGCIGNRSTIVPITDAKHDVFLSVPVARRQAYHELDRWLDWYIDATADPASQSERG, encoded by the coding sequence GTGCCCGAATGGCAGGCCGATGTGCTGCCTGGTTACCTGCAGTATTCGATGAGGCTCGGCGCCGACCCGGACGGGGAAGGCGAGCTCGTCGCCACCCTCGTGCGCAGCGAAGCCGCCGACCCGTCGACGACGCGCGCCGTGCTGGTGGTGCACGGCTACACCGACTACTTCTTCAACACCGAACTCGCCGAGCATTTCGCCGCGCGCGGCTTCGCGTTCTACGCGCTGGATCTGCACAAATGCGGCCGGTCCTGGCGGGAAGGGCAGACCCCGCACTTCACCACCGATTTGACCCGCTACGACACCGAACTCGAACGTGCGCTCGAGATCATGAACGCCGAGCTGGACCGGTCGCGCGTGCTCGTCTACGGCCATTCCGCGGGCGGGCTGATCGTGTCGCTGTGGCTGGACCGGTTGCGCCGGCGGGGCTTGACCGCGCAGAACCGGGTGGCCGGGCTGATCCTCAACAGCCCGTGGCTGGATCTGCAGGGCCCGGCGATTCTGCGGGCGGCGCCGACGACGGCGGCCATCAGGGTGGCGTCGCGGTGGCGCAAGCGCATGGTGGTGCGCCGTCCCACCGAGGGCGGCTACGGCACCACCCTGCATCGCGACTACTACGGCGAGTTCGACTACGACCTGAAATGGAAACCGGTCGGCGGCTTTCCGGTGATGCTGGGCTGGATCCACGCCATCCGGCGCGGACAGGCTCGGCTGCAGCGCGGGCTCGACGTCGGCGTGCCGAACCTCATCCTGCGTTCGGACCGCAGCGTGACCGAGGCCGCCGATCAGGTCGAGAACATTCAACGCGGCGACGCCGTGCTTGATGTGGGCCAGATCGCCCGGTGGGCCGGCTGTATCGGCAACCGAAGCACGATCGTGCCGATCACCGACGCCAAGCATGACGTGTTCCTGTCGGTGCCAGTGGCGCGCCGGCAGGCCTACCACGAACTCGACCGCTGGCTCGACTGGTACATCGACGCAACCGCCGACCCCGCCAGCCAATCCGAACGAGGATGA